A stretch of DNA from Rhizoctonia solani chromosome 9, complete sequence:
ttctgcgcagtccgcagcatgcttctcttttcacatgtaggcttctattcacacacgcacagaccacatgtagttagtagtattgtctatatatacagcaggaaaattgcttggagaccccaagttgattttaccttgtctcatactcattgaggaggttccagccagctaagtagccggccccagAAGTCTAACTGACGTTACCCCCCtacctttacctaccacacctcccaggcctctggcccctttgtcagcagtagatagcagtagagtgccttaagcgctaatagtatagccttagataagttagatacatacaagtgcttgtagtagtacggccttaagcgcctgccttcactagcgtgtacccaccttacagtggtgtacaacaccgcagcactcttcttattttcattatgtacttcttttctcacatgcacagaccatgtagttAGTgcccctttgtctatatatacagcaggaaaattgcttggagacaccaagtcaattttaccttgtctcatacccattgaggaggcaccccagccagctaagtagctggcccccataGTCAGAAGCAACTTACCCCTTTATTACACTttccacacctcccaggcctctggccccaTTGTtgtcagtagatagtagtaggaCACCATAAGCATTGGTAgcatagccttagatacatagttagataagcactgtctgtagtagtatggccttaagcgcccaacccactagcaagtacccacattacagtggtgtacaacacaacCACTTGTGCTGGTCTGTTTGATTGTGTTTACAACAAGTTGCCACCtttacctcctgtaccccctcttgatatcaatcttgtatatacttgtttgtgcaccttctcagtgTATAAAAAGATcctgtgaagatgcttctaatgcatcctacttttactcttatatattgacatatacacacaagcctttatgtcgtacgccaactgtaaggttgggtacacgctagtgggcgggcgcttatggccgtactactacagacactgctgatgtaactaactatctaggctaaactaataccgcttagggcggtctactacttctatactactgcaagggggccttaggcctgggaggtgtggtgagtaaaggggtggtgagtgtctgggaactacttaggggccggctacttagctggctggctaccttctctaatgagtaagagacaaggtaaaattgacttggtgtctccaagcgattttcctgctgtatatatagacaaaactactaactacatgtggtctgtgcgtgtgtgaatagaagcctacatgtgaaaagagaagcgtgctgcggactgcgcagaagcgtggatttctcctaagcgcccttggcacggcatctcggcacggcatctcggcataaataagcgccgagatcacgtgatcgaaaaacaaaagatattgagtccgtaaaaaatactaaaaataacagaaaaatcgtgcgattctaatggtatatgttaggaggttagaacattgccccccccttaaaggctcttggcggagtcacgagcctttttcagtcgtgacttgttgaagcgttgaatttcctcttggctgtgttccaggagttcttccggttcccacaagttatcttctggtccatagcctttccacttgatcaagtagaaccatttccctcgttgccttttggagtcaatgatctgctccacctcatattcttcttccccttcaatTGTTTCTGGAGGGGGTCGTTCCGGGAAGGGTTGACTGGGCGACTCATGAACTCTGGATAGCAGCcctacgtagaatacgttgtggattttcaaggttTCCGGAAGTTTCAGGCGGTACGCGTGGCTGGATATTTGCTCTAGGACTTCAAATGGGCCTAGTCTCTTAGGGTCCAATTTGGTGGAGTTGGTTCTGAGctccacgttttttccatccagccatacttttttgccaattgCGTATTCCGGTGTTATTCCCTTGATCCCTGCCATCCTTTCCTTTGTTAGCCTCAGAGCGGATTCcgcctccttccattcttgaGCTAGGGTGTCAGCTACGTGGttggcttctgggacatttgctggtacgttggatgggcTCATGAtgggattccttccatagacaagttcaaagggggttttcccagtaGCCGAGTGTCtagcgttgttgtacgcatattctgctAACAGTAACCAGGTAGCCCAGTCTGAATGGTCTGCTGCAACGTAggatctgaggtagaactcgatGAATTGGTTCACCCTCTCTGTCTGTCCGTCCGActctgggtggtaggctgaggagaaggccGGGTTGAttccaaggcgttggtacagtgctcttaggaatttccctgtgaacgttgttccgtggtctgagactgttttGACCAGTAGTCCGTGTAACTTCCAGAcatgggtgatgaacaggtCTGCTAGtcccttggctgtgaccctttttgtggttgggatgaagtgacCAAACTtagagaaggagtcaattacCACTAGGATTGCATTGTATCCATTAGACTTGGGgaaccctgtgatgaagtcgtaggatattgtgtggaaGGGAAacgggggaacttctaagggctTCAGGGAGATCACAGGAGCGTGTGCGCGGCGATTAGCTTGGCAGGTAGGacagcattctacccattccttagcagatgatttcattcctggccaccagtagttacggTTCAGGAGCTCTAAGGTTCTTTGTTGCCcggggtgtcctgccaggggggAATTGTGGAATTCCTTAAGCAATCGTTCCTTGATGagctctgagtctgggaccaccagttttccgcggtaccataggaggtcttcttcccaatcatagtcccAATAGGCTTTCCTGATAGAtggaggtgcattgtccgcatcttctgtcaggaattggataatAGGTTCTAGGGATGGGTCATCTTTCAGCTTATCTcggatttctgtgacaatctcGAGTTCCATTTctgatgtgttggcaaagacctctgctgGTAACATGACTTCCGGCTCCTGGGGGGAATCAACATAGTCCAATCGTCTGGATAGGgcgtctggctttcctgactGCTTTCCGGGGCggtagtggatctcaaagttaaagttgctcaggaagatgcgccatcgTGCGTGTCTGCGGTTAAaagtccgtgcctgcatccagtattccaggttcctgtgatccgtgaaaacctggattggcttgtctgttgcttctaggaaaatgcgccattcctccagggccttgatgattgctaggagctccttattgtgggtatCATAATTAGCTTCAGCCCCGGAAAAGGATTTAGACATATATGCTACTGGGTGTAACCAATTATCCGGACctcgttggctgagtatagcccccattgctacccctgatgcgtccgtttctgttacaatcccccaaattataccactagaatcgcctgatttttctgatatttttactattttttacgaactctgtatcttcactttttcgatcacgtgatctcggcgcttattatgccgagatgccgcgccgagatgccgtgccaagggcgcttagaagaaatccacgcttctgcgcagcccgcagcacgcttctcttttcacatgtaggcttcttttcacacacgcacagaccacatgtagttagtagaattgtctatatatacagcaggaaaatcgcttggagaccccaagtcgattttacctcgtctcatatccattgaggaggattagtcagccagctaagtagcaggcccccagtagttctctTACGCTTACCACCccttcacctaccacacctccaggcctaaggccccatcgtcgtcagtagttagtagtaagccgccttacgcggtagtagttagccttagatagttggattagataagcactgtctgtattagttacggccttaagcgcccaccactagcgagtacccaccttacagtggtgtacgacagtTTCCAGATAGTAAGGCAAGTTGGGGTTTGAGTGGATCAGAACTGGTGCTTTGGTGACTAATGCCTTTAATTCCTGGAAAGCCTGTTCTTCCAATACGTCCCATGACCACGGTGACTCCTTTTTGGTAAGGTTGTGCAGGGGGCGCGCAAcagagctgaagttgggaatgaagcgtctgaggtaattgacaaatcctaaaaaggcctggacctgcttgaccgtTCTGGGTTGGGGCCACGACGTAACCGCCTCAattttcttttggtccatcGAGAACCCAGctggggagatgacaataccAAGGTAGTCCACTGttgtgacgtggaagtggcacttggagagtttgcagaacaactggtttttcATCAACTGCAATagaacttccctgacatggtttgggtggtccttggggttttctgagaagatcaagatatcatccaagtagatgaccacagtgacgtcgatgaggtccctaaacaagtcattcatgaagtgttggaaggcggctggagcattggtaaggccaaagggcatcaccAGGTATTCGAATAACCCGTACTTTGTTCTgaaagccgtcttccattcgtctccttccttaatccGGACATTGTTATATCCCCAGCGTAGATCCAGTTTGGTGaacatcttggcatgccttaatttggccatgaggtcatcttgtctggggagtgggtagacgtttttaTGCGTGAcatcattcaacttcctatAGTCGACTACCAATCTGAGagagccatctgcctttttgacaaacataacTGGGGCGCCTGCGGAGGAAGTACTGGGTTGGATCTTTCCTGTGGCCAATTCTTCTTCAATATGTTGTTTAAGGGCCTTAGATTCTGCGTCTGTCATGCCATAGATGGGAccaggggagagtttggcatcagggacaaggtctattGCAATATCGTATTCCCTGTGTGGGGGTAAGACCTtaaactcttcttctccgaaCACTCgggcaaactcatggtattgtGAGGGGAGGTCTGCCATGGGGTCTGGGTCGGCTTCTTCTTCAGAGGCAATTCGGGCTTGCTCCGGAAATGTGACCAggccctgttgccagtcaataaggggagcttctgctgtcaaccaagtcatgcctaaTATAGCCAGGGttttgccaatggggcaaacaagaaaaggaatggagtgggagtggccATTGGCTGAGACCGCAAGGTGAActtggtgccaaatgcgaccagtctgtgaaATGGTACcgtctaacattctcacaacttgtggattttcgagttgggtttttgggatttttagGTTTTCTACAACGGAGGGGGATATAAAGTTGGAGGTTGCTCCGGAGTCTATGAGGGTTTTtaggggttctgccgggtAGTTGTTTAAGTGTAAATCGATATGGagaagtggttttttattcgaATCTAAGGCaacagatacaaattcaacacGAGATACATCAGAAGCGTCTATTTTTGGGCTCAAGGGTTTGGCAGTTTTCCTTGGCCCtattcttttcccaactcgtcCTCTGCTATTTTGGCCACCTCCTTGGTCgttgccttccagccattgggacattgtttgattccatgccccttttgaccgcacttgacgcacaggccagacgcgcgacGACGGTCCCgttcctccggggtgacgTAGTTTGGGTCTTCTGATAGACGGACCcttgtggtggtggtggaggtggtcgCAGTGACTGGGGTTTTAGCTGGGACCTTCTTGGgccggttctccttgttttcccgaCGAGTATTGTCTATTTTAatggaggcggcaaatatagCCTCTAACTCGTCTgggatgttgtccttggtggacaagagttccttgaccttccaatgaaggccgcgcgtgaactgggcaatatAAGCCTCtttgttccagtccaattCCGCAATGAGGTTACGGAACTcggtgacgtactcagacgtggtggttgtctgagtcagCGCGGCTATCTTCCTTGCGGCTGCCCTTTTAGCGTCAGGATCCgcaaaggcttccttgaaCTTGGTTGTTATGGCAGGGATGGTTGTGGGGGCATTGGTTTCACCCTTGAGGATATTCCCAATAATAGGGAGTGCCCAATCAGCGGCTTTATCCtccatgtggtagaggatccagaCAATTAACTGCTCGTCCTcttcaaattggtccctatGAAGGGCCCCCCATAACAGCATGCGGTCTAGCCATTGAACCGCCTTTTGCCCTCGAATCTCCCCTTTGAATGGATCCGgtagctccattttgggacgTTTGGTGTCCGAGCCCAAACTGAAGGGAGTGAGGGTCCTCAAATCCCTAAGCGCTCCGCAAggttcttccttgatccttctTGGCtgttcttccttggagtcGTACCCAGTGGTGCCTCTGGTGGGGCGGAACGGGTCCCTGAACCCAGGCCTAGCCGTTCTTGGAGTGTTGGCTTGTCCTCCTGTATGAGaaggaggggtgataggcccagtcgatgggccaggctgtgcttgggtttgggtagttcccccttggtccttgtcaccaagAAGGTCCGCGGTCtctttgcatatggctttgagcttgcTGAGCTGCTGGCCTTGGGagcggatttggtcctgtaagGACCCaacggtggctgtgagggctgtgacagccttgaggagagcgctaatggttggctctggttccatttcTGACAAGTCTTGCgcagtgggagatgggctgcgagtgggtggttgggaatgggatggaactgAGCAACGGCTGGTACGACTAGAGGGATgggagtaggggtgtggggcgccagagcgtgtggatggaattgtgaaaaaacggcgtggggaagggtgcctatatcaggacttatgggcggtttttgtgcagagtgtgaacgctaaacccttgcgtcagatacctagcgttggactatccctacaacaaatcaacagatctggcgatcgtgatatgagcgggtttttagcaagcgggtaaatcagctgtctagggttgctatctgctgtgttccggcaaaacacgtggtatgcgggggattaggatccgtctgccttatagcaatttggtactacgtgggggtgggggatttttgattat
This window harbors:
- a CDS encoding Retrotransposable element Tf2 protein — translated: MSKSFSGAEANYDTHNKELLAIIKALEEWRIFLEATDKPIQVFTDHRNLEYWMQARTFNRRHARWRIFLSNFNFEIHYRPGKQSGKPDALSRRLDYVDSPQEPEVMLPAEVFANTSEMELEIVTEIRDKLKDDPSLEPIIQFLTEDADNAPPSIRKAYWDYDWEEDLLWYRGKLVVPDSELIKERLLKEFHNSPLAGHPGQQRTLELLNRNYWWPGMKSSAKEWVECCPTCQANRRAHAPVISLKPLEVPPFPFHTISYDFITGFPKSNGYNAILVVIDSFSKFGHFIPTTKRVTAKGLADLFITHVWKLHGLLVKTVSDHGTTFTGKFLRALYQRLGINPAFSSAYHPESDGQTERVNQFIEFYLRSYVAADHSDWATWLLLAEYAYNNARHSATGKTPFELVYGRNPIMSPSNVPANVPEANHVADTLAQEWKEAESALRLTKERMAGIKGITPEYAIGKKVWLDGKNVELRTNSTKLDPKRLGPFEVLEQISSHAYRLKLPETLKIHNVFYVGLLSRVHESPSQPFPERPPPETIEGEEEYEVEQIIDSKRQRGKWFYLIKWKGYGPEDNLWEPEELLEHSQEEIQRFNKSRLKKARDSAKSL
- a CDS encoding Reverse transcriptase (RNA-dependent DNA polymerase), translating into MLDGTISQTGRIWHQVHLAVSANGHSHSIPFLVCPIGKTLAILGMTWLTAEAPLIDWQQGLVTFPEQARIASEEEADPDPMADLPSQYHEFARVFGEEEFKVLPPHREYDIAIDLVPDAKLSPGPIYGMTDAESKALKQHIEEELATGKIQPSTSSAGAPVMFVKKADGSLRLVVDYRKLNDVTHKNVYPLPRQDDLMAKLRHAKMFTKLDLRWGYNNVRIKEGDEWKTAFRTKYGLFEYLVMPFGLTNAPAAFQHFMNDLFRDLIDVTVVIYLDDILIFSENPKDHPNHVREVLLQLMKNQLFCKLSKCHFHVTTVDYLGIVISPAGFSMDQKKIEAVTSWPQPRTVKQVQAFLGFVNYLRRFIPNFSSVARPLHNLTKKESPWSWDVLEEQAFQELKALVTKAPVLIHSNPNLPYYLETVVHHCKCLSNPTI
- a CDS encoding Retrotransposon-derived protein PEG10, whose protein sequence is MEPEPTISALLKAVTALTATVGSLQDQIRSQGQQLSKLKAICKETADLLGDKDQGGTTQTQAQPGPSTGPITPPSHTGGQANTPRTARPGFRDPFRPTRGTTGYDSKEEQPRRIKEEPCGALRDLRTLTPFSLGSDTKRPKMELPDPFKGEIRGQKAVQWLDRMLLWGALHRDQFEEDEQLIVWILYHMEDKAADWALPIIGNILKGETNAPTTIPAITTKFKEAFADPDAKRAAARKIAALTQTTTTSEYVTEFRNLIAELDWNKEAYIAQFTRGLHWKVKELLSTKDNIPDELEAIFAASIKIDNTRRENKENRPKKVPAKTPVTATTSTTTTRVRLSEDPNYVTPEERDRRRASGLCVKCGQKGHGIKQCPNGWKATTKEVAKIAEDELGKE